From Stegostoma tigrinum isolate sSteTig4 chromosome 4, sSteTig4.hap1, whole genome shotgun sequence, a single genomic window includes:
- the prss35 gene encoding inactive serine protease 35, producing MGIIQLLILLSMNTFAFGIGTEEDYTWHLQRAPQVLDRRTISIEPPRFEAKTKLLINSTCGIVCQKKLPLPTVSDFQNYLSYETLYHNGTRTLTEVDVKDFNMKNEFEIAQKKGHSRRRRQVFGLDSRFSIGNTHFITSYPFNTAVKISTGCTGILVSEKHVLTAAHCIHDGRDYVKGAKRLRVGFLKLRSKRGGRKRGSKRIKRSTRDKPSFQWSRVKRTQVPKGWFKGVADDIAVDYDYAILELKRPQKHKYMEIGISPSVQNMPSNRIHFSGFDTDRPGKLVYRFCTVSDESNDLFYQYCDANPGSSGSGIYIRLKEPDKHSWKRKIIGVFSGHQWVDVNGVQQDYNVAVRITPLKYAQICFWIHGNYADCRDG from the coding sequence ATGGGAATAATACAACTTTTAATATTACTTTCGATGAACACATTTGCCTTTGGGATTGGCACTGAGGAAGATTATACCTGGCATTTACAAAGAGCACCTCAAGTATTGGACAGAAGGACCATAAGCATAGAACCTCCAAGATTTGAAGCTAAAACCAAATTGTTGATAAATTCAACCTGTGGGATTGTTTGCCAAAAGAAACTACCACTGCCAACCGTGTCTGACTTTCAGAATTACCTTTCATATGAAACACTGTACCACAACGGAACACGTACGTTGACTGAGGTAGATGTCAAAGATTTCAACATgaaaaatgaatttgagattGCTCAGAAAAAAGGCCATTCTAGGAGAAGGAGGCAGGTCTTTGGGCTAGACAGCAGATTTAGCATTGGTAACACACATTTCATAACTAGCTATCCTTTTAATACAGCAGTGAAAATCTCTACAGGGTGTACTGGGATTCTAGTGTCAGAGAAACATGTGCTAAcagcagctcattgcattcatgATGGTAGAGACTATGTGAAAGGTGCCAAAAGGCTAAGAGTGGGATTTTTAAAGTTGAGATCCAAGAGGGGTGGAAGGAAGAGAGGATCGAAGAGGATTAAACGATCAACAAGGGATAAGCCATCTTTCCAATGGTCAAGAGTAAAGCGTACCCAAGTACCAAAGGGCTGGTTCAAAGGAGTGGCTGATGATATTGCAGTGGATTATGATTATGCTATTCTTGAATTAAAGCGACCTCAGAAACACAAATATATGGAGATTGGAATTAGTCCCTCTGTCCAAAACATGCCAAGCAACCGGATTCACTTTTCAGGCTTTGATACTGACAGACCGGGGAAACTGGTATATCGCTTCTGCACTGTGTCTGATGAATCCAACGATCTATTCTATCAGTATTGTGATGCTAATCCTGGGTCAAGTGGCTCAGGTATTTACATTCGTCTGAAAGAGCCAGACAAGCATTCGTGGAAACGCAAAATCATTGGAGTCTTTTCTGGTCATCAGTGGGTGGATGTCAATGGTGTACAGCAGGATTACAATGTGGCTGTGCGCATTACTCCACTGAAATATGCACAGATATGTTTCTGGATACATGGAAACTATGCTGATTGCAGGGATGGTTGA